From the genome of Myripristis murdjan chromosome 22, fMyrMur1.1, whole genome shotgun sequence, one region includes:
- the mrps26 gene encoding small ribosomal subunit protein mS26 → MFQVISGRSVSALRLLAPRQAVLVEAVRGRKSRSDPVAKSKEGRIKVPPPVDPEEMVVLRERFTEYDLIMRALRLEFKEEVLRKKYEEETGSLAEERAKQEAEEHRALMAWNDEENLRMLRLRQARIQKEMEAAELKKREAAMRREEATQEFIKEKEREVLQLQEDAKNFITMENLDQRIEEALDNPKNYNFAIDREGRVVKQTVLE, encoded by the exons ATGTTCCAGGTGATCAGCGGGAGGAGCGTGTCGGCGCTGCGGCTCCTCGCCCCGAGGCAGGCCGTGCTCGTGGAGGCCGTCCGCGGCAGAAAGTCCCGCAGCGACCCGGTGGCCAAGTCCAAGGAGGGCCGGATCAAAGTGCCTCCGCCGGTCGACCCGGAGGAGATGGTGGTGCTGCGGGAGAGATTCACCGAGTACGACCTCATCATGCGGGCGCTGCG ACTGGAGTTCAAGGAGGAGGTGCTGCGCAAGAAGTACGAGGAGGAGACGGGCTCCCTGGCCGAGGAGAGGGCCAAGCAGGAGGCCGAGGAGCACCGGGCCCTGATGGCCTGGAACGACGAGGAGAACCTGCGCATGCTCAGACTCAG ACAAGCAAGGATCCAGAAAGAAATGGAGGCGGCCGAGCTCAAGAAAAGAGAAGCAGCTATGCGGCGCGAAGAAGCAACGCAAGAATTTatcaaagaaaaggagagggaagtTTTGCAGCTGCAG GAGGATGCAAAGAACTTCATCACCATGGAGAACCTGGACCAGCGTATTGAAGAAGCCCTGGACAATCCAAAGAATTATAACTTTGCCATCGACCGTGAAGGGAGAGTGGTCAAGCAGACAGTATTGGAGTGA